One stretch of Weissella koreensis KACC 15510 DNA includes these proteins:
- a CDS encoding glycosyltransferase translates to MRIFSVNKGIGFASSGVEYAQKYRRELLEELKADDYYIYLNYISKNIVIYTDLMEFPKNKILSIYNYLSERRNNESTYRVEDFLTTILDEYEIIHKNNESIRIKLKNKNTEYKIWLLKSGMIDRIDYVENSVLIRVYHYDDSLNNFEEYQKGVLVRRVFFKNDGKQAFEQYYEKGQISMTFIDGKILYGKYEFYQELFDKLQLKTDDVILIDRGLDVVEGLLPKLANKARLMSVVHAEHYNEPLSDSHHILWNNNYQYVFDHAEYFDSIIVSTERQNQVLRGQLKHKTNVVTIPVGYVDNIINNRKYDPYRMVTASRLAREKHIDVIVKAVVKAKSILPDLSLDIYGEGGERNLIQNIIDDLDANNYVHLLGHKKMNGIYGQYGAYISASTSEGFGLSLLEAISESLPIIGVDVDYGNREFIMNDQNGVLYPRTEIEELDINLEQAILDFYSNKLEISGRSVARKKAKQYLKNNVSEQWGALLGLKREVGDEN, encoded by the coding sequence ATGAGAATTTTTAGTGTGAATAAAGGAATTGGTTTTGCATCAAGCGGCGTAGAGTATGCCCAAAAATATCGGCGTGAACTTTTAGAAGAACTTAAGGCAGATGACTATTACATATATTTGAATTATATATCTAAAAATATTGTTATATATACAGATTTGATGGAATTTCCTAAAAATAAAATATTATCTATCTACAACTATTTAAGTGAACGTAGAAATAATGAATCAACATACCGAGTTGAAGACTTTTTGACCACCATTCTTGATGAATATGAAATTATTCATAAAAATAATGAATCAATTCGAATTAAATTAAAAAATAAAAATACAGAATATAAAATTTGGTTATTGAAATCAGGCATGATTGATCGAATTGATTATGTGGAGAACAGCGTTTTAATTCGAGTCTATCACTATGATGATTCTTTAAATAATTTTGAAGAATATCAAAAAGGTGTTTTAGTTCGAAGAGTTTTTTTCAAAAATGATGGTAAGCAAGCATTTGAACAATATTATGAAAAGGGCCAAATATCAATGACATTTATTGATGGGAAAATTCTTTATGGAAAGTATGAATTCTACCAAGAGCTCTTCGATAAGCTTCAATTAAAAACAGATGATGTTATTTTAATTGATCGCGGATTAGATGTTGTTGAAGGCCTATTGCCTAAACTAGCTAATAAAGCACGATTAATGTCAGTAGTACATGCTGAACATTATAATGAGCCTTTATCAGATAGCCACCATATTCTATGGAACAATAATTATCAATATGTTTTCGATCATGCAGAATATTTTGACAGTATTATTGTATCAACGGAGAGGCAAAACCAAGTTTTACGAGGCCAATTAAAACACAAAACAAATGTCGTAACTATTCCTGTTGGGTATGTTGACAATATTATAAATAATCGAAAATATGATCCGTATCGAATGGTCACAGCAAGTCGTTTAGCTAGAGAAAAGCATATTGATGTAATTGTGAAAGCAGTTGTGAAAGCAAAATCAATATTACCAGATTTAAGTTTAGATATTTATGGAGAAGGTGGTGAACGAAACTTAATCCAGAATATCATTGATGATTTAGATGCTAATAACTATGTTCATTTGTTAGGACATAAAAAAATGAATGGTATTTATGGTCAATATGGTGCATATATTTCAGCATCAACATCGGAGGGATTTGGTTTGTCACTGCTAGAAGCGATTTCAGAATCTTTGCCAATTATTGGTGTTGATGTTGATTATGGTAATCGAGAATTTATTATGAATGATCAAAATGGAGTGCTCTATCCTAGGACTGAAATTGAAGAATTAGATATTAATTTGGAGCAAGCCATTTTAGATTTCTATAGTAATAAGCTGGAAATATCTGGTAGAAGTGTTGCTCGCAAAAAGGCAAAACAATATTTAAAAAACAATGTATCTGAGCAGTGGGGTGCATTACTAGGATTAAAACGTGAGGTTGGCGATGAAAATTAA
- the asp1 gene encoding accessory Sec system protein Asp1, whose product MMYFIADLPEDVKSFEKIPLLNMIKNIRNNGLEYKVLLPTLVPFLRYLNSEYKLFDIEQSELIFHHIQNIQLNSGTPLTMNDLDLPNDVEKIYTRNDVLLYKNNEKFGNVKFNRFGFIDQVKYFWKNGSRIDIYSDYGFIISSKLYDESGNLERRIFYDEQENSIFEIKDEQVNIVDTISENFNKRTYSNIEEIINEFLRKALKDFNLKTDYLVIDISNDYLITLSKNFPFPEKIIFVFYGNFTTRILNKIKQISELTQAKALITDSTLLKRTLDQEHINGLNINTHLISTFSTQLSLGQSNTFRERVIYWQIDNVDKDFKKIFHKMLRYRLKFDDLRLILNVINQNDIEILKKEVVEFVNNELEINTTSDEFKMIETYFAAELEGQMSIDLKEAFETAKKNIYGFENMITAYSFIHHVEYRFKSLTKINQQDLSISRIYVNFRKTNDAFKESIVLSNGIPFISFQSSIYFKDGKNGNIIKSNNELFDVLSTYLDSNEIWNKALVESVEMINKNSSDQIMSDWGDVIDG is encoded by the coding sequence ATGATGTATTTTATTGCTGATTTACCTGAAGATGTGAAAAGCTTTGAGAAAATACCTTTACTTAATATGATTAAAAATATCAGAAATAATGGTTTGGAATATAAAGTTTTATTACCAACTTTAGTTCCGTTTTTAAGATATTTGAATTCAGAATATAAGTTATTTGATATAGAACAGTCTGAATTGATATTTCATCATATTCAAAATATACAACTTAATTCTGGTACGCCATTAACAATGAATGATTTAGATCTTCCAAATGATGTGGAGAAAATATATACCCGAAATGATGTTTTACTTTATAAAAACAATGAAAAATTCGGAAATGTTAAATTTAATCGTTTTGGATTTATTGACCAGGTAAAATATTTTTGGAAAAACGGATCACGGATCGATATTTATTCTGATTATGGATTTATCATTTCATCAAAACTATATGATGAATCAGGGAATTTAGAACGTCGAATTTTCTATGATGAACAAGAAAATAGCATTTTTGAAATTAAAGATGAACAAGTCAATATAGTGGATACGATATCTGAAAATTTTAATAAACGCACATATAGCAATATTGAAGAAATTATAAATGAGTTCTTGCGAAAGGCCTTAAAAGATTTCAATTTAAAAACTGACTATCTTGTAATAGATATTTCAAATGATTATTTAATTACATTGAGTAAAAATTTTCCATTTCCAGAAAAAATTATTTTTGTTTTTTACGGTAATTTCACAACAAGGATATTGAATAAAATTAAGCAAATTAGTGAATTAACACAAGCAAAAGCCTTGATTACTGATTCTACCCTACTCAAAAGAACTTTGGATCAAGAACATATTAATGGTCTAAATATTAATACACATTTAATTTCTACATTTTCAACACAATTATCTTTAGGGCAAAGTAATACGTTTAGAGAACGAGTAATTTATTGGCAAATTGATAATGTAGATAAAGATTTCAAAAAAATATTTCATAAAATGTTGAGGTATCGATTGAAGTTTGATGATTTACGTTTGATTTTAAATGTTATAAATCAAAATGATATTGAAATTTTAAAAAAAGAAGTAGTGGAATTTGTTAATAATGAGTTGGAAATTAATACTACATCTGATGAATTCAAAATGATAGAAACTTATTTTGCTGCTGAATTAGAAGGACAGATGTCTATCGATTTAAAAGAAGCTTTTGAAACAGCTAAAAAAAACATTTACGGTTTTGAAAATATGATTACTGCATATTCATTTATTCATCATGTTGAATATAGATTTAAATCGTTAACAAAAATTAATCAACAAGATCTATCTATTAGTCGAATTTATGTTAATTTTCGAAAAACTAATGATGCCTTTAAAGAATCAATTGTATTAAGCAATGGGATTCCATTCATTAGTTTTCAATCATCAATATACTTCAAAGATGGTAAAAATGGAAACATCATTAAATCTAACAATGAGTTATTTGATGTTCTTTCAACATATCTAGACAGTAATGAGATATGGAATAAAGCTTTGGTTGAAAGTGTGGAGATGATCAATAAAAATTCGTCTGACCAAATTATGAGCGATTGGGGGGATGTGATAGATGGCTAA
- a CDS encoding preprotein translocase subunit SecY: MLSIYLVGQSIPIPLHGISFQIGSEFSMQNLLSLTTGGVFSSATLFSLGMGPYMTVSILISIILFANRDRASQFSHEQRGMIQVRGIFVLSFLQSIPLAYNLQTTVTSQAIKMNYFLVFSMTIICLVAGGLLISWIASINSKYGLGGPFIMILPGIITGVTRSISANYTSVIMIASRLVILIIVTIIFVFITTGLYTTEYHVDIQRIGIDRRSKDAYYAFRILIAGTMPLMFATSFMYLPSYIMQLLDWKNDFILSFFQLTSLRGIIVYGIIIYILGIIFSFVNIMPEQIAQDLKESSDYIVGVNPGHDSQRYITRRVFVFAILGSLYLATVVITPLLIGYWTGNEIYTNFSNYFAMLFVLISILDTVRQDIDFLYYKDNYSLFNIKLKGGR; this comes from the coding sequence ATGCTGAGTATATATCTTGTAGGACAAAGTATTCCAATACCGTTACATGGGATAAGCTTTCAAATTGGAAGTGAATTTTCAATGCAAAATCTTCTGTCTCTAACAACTGGTGGAGTATTTAGCAGTGCGACTTTGTTTTCATTGGGTATGGGACCTTATATGACTGTTTCAATTTTGATTTCAATTATATTATTTGCCAATCGTGATCGGGCCTCTCAATTTTCACATGAACAACGTGGAATGATTCAAGTTCGTGGAATATTTGTTTTATCTTTTCTGCAATCTATACCATTAGCATATAATTTGCAAACAACTGTCACATCTCAGGCGATTAAAATGAACTACTTTCTAGTATTTAGTATGACTATTATATGTTTAGTCGCGGGTGGATTATTAATTTCTTGGATTGCTAGTATTAATTCTAAATATGGTTTGGGTGGACCTTTTATTATGATTTTACCTGGAATTATTACAGGGGTAACTCGAAGTATTTCAGCAAATTATACGTCAGTCATTATGATAGCTAGTAGATTAGTTATTTTGATTATTGTGACTATAATTTTTGTATTTATAACTACGGGTCTATATACAACAGAGTATCACGTTGATATTCAGCGAATAGGAATTGATCGAAGGTCTAAAGATGCTTATTATGCATTTAGAATTTTAATCGCTGGGACAATGCCTTTGATGTTTGCAACTTCATTTATGTATTTGCCTTCCTATATTATGCAACTATTAGATTGGAAAAATGACTTTATTTTATCTTTCTTTCAATTAACTAGTTTACGAGGAATTATAGTTTATGGAATTATTATTTATATTTTGGGAATAATATTTTCATTTGTAAATATTATGCCAGAACAAATTGCTCAGGATCTAAAAGAATCAAGCGATTATATTGTTGGTGTAAATCCTGGTCATGATTCTCAAAGATATATAACTAGAAGAGTTTTTGTATTTGCAATTTTGGGAAGCCTTTATTTAGCAACAGTTGTAATTACTCCGTTATTAATTGGTTATTGGACAGGTAATGAAATATATACAAACTTTTCTAATTATTTTGCGATGCTCTTTGTGCTAATTTCCATTTTGGATACAGTGCGTCAAGATATTGATTTTCTATACTATAAAGACAATTATAGTTTATTCAATATTAAATTAAAGGGAGGGCGGTAG
- the secA gene encoding preprotein translocase subunit SecA — MFKLKKYEKIVQKVYQVLPKYKRMVDIELQSQTNVFRSLLANGQNLEKILPDIFAVIMEADRRVLGLEPFKVQVLGGLALFFGNIAEMKTGEGKTLVATLPLYARALQGNKGNFLITSNEYLAERDGESMGKVFKWLGLTVGIGVNVDDDKKIELYDSDIIYTTHSSLGFDYLFDNLGSDLDQQAVKRFNFAIIDEIDAVLLDGAQTSLIISGAPKVQSSLFEISNWFVNSLDEEDYELSEDRKKVWFSPLGIKKFQEYFNTPETVFSARNFDIYRHIVLALQANMLKKRDQDYVVDDGKVVLLDEVNGRKMNGVKLNGGIHQAIEAKESLKITPESKTLGMVSYQSLFKKFKSLSGMTGTAKTDEKEFIDTYHLEVIEIPTNLPLIRIDKKDQIYLTNQAKIEKSLELVKKGINEKRPILIETGSVSMSQLYSLILLQNRIPHNLLNASTAPQEKQIISEVGGVNSITLATSMAGRGTDIKLTPEAKENGGLLVIGTERMTSKRIDNQLRGRAGRQGEPGESQFLVSLEDKIVVENTSNRVRKYHDINVEKGEIGEFDLYQPIDKRIVKHAIDSAQRKVGNLEAQGRERTMAFDTILSNQREKIYRTRNEVLTDDPDFIDELINSCLNEVITNFVDNYRSIELHDVADFIFNNVESAYELADIEDQLAGNMKKKNIHLFLFNVASEALDKSLDRFKNGLQLAYFKKITVLKAIDNGWIDQLDYLQQLKSIVDGRSSAQHKPINEFALEARRSFFNMEKEMWLNMFRNLLLTEIEKNIDGSIELSFP, encoded by the coding sequence ATGTTTAAGTTAAAAAAATATGAAAAAATTGTGCAAAAGGTTTATCAAGTTTTGCCTAAATATAAAAGAATGGTTGACATTGAACTTCAGTCACAGACTAACGTTTTTAGATCATTATTAGCAAACGGTCAAAACCTAGAAAAAATTTTGCCCGATATTTTTGCCGTTATTATGGAAGCTGATCGCCGAGTACTTGGACTGGAACCATTTAAAGTTCAGGTTTTAGGTGGACTGGCTTTATTCTTTGGGAATATCGCAGAAATGAAAACAGGTGAAGGTAAAACTTTAGTTGCAACTTTGCCACTTTACGCTCGTGCGTTGCAAGGTAACAAGGGTAATTTCTTGATCACATCAAACGAATATTTGGCTGAACGTGACGGAGAATCAATGGGAAAAGTTTTCAAATGGTTAGGCTTGACGGTAGGAATAGGAGTAAACGTAGATGATGATAAAAAAATAGAACTTTATGATTCAGATATTATTTATACGACTCACTCTAGCTTAGGCTTTGATTATTTGTTTGATAATTTGGGGAGTGACTTAGATCAACAAGCGGTTAAAAGATTTAATTTTGCCATTATTGATGAAATTGACGCTGTTTTACTGGATGGTGCTCAGACGTCTCTTATTATTTCTGGGGCGCCAAAAGTGCAATCGAGTTTATTCGAGATTAGTAACTGGTTTGTTAATAGCCTTGATGAGGAAGATTATGAGTTAAGTGAAGACAGAAAAAAAGTTTGGTTTTCTCCACTAGGAATTAAAAAATTCCAAGAATATTTTAATACCCCTGAAACCGTATTTTCAGCCCGTAATTTTGATATATATCGCCATATTGTCTTAGCATTACAAGCAAATATGTTAAAGAAGCGTGATCAAGATTATGTAGTAGATGATGGAAAAGTTGTTTTATTAGATGAAGTAAATGGGCGAAAAATGAATGGTGTAAAGCTGAATGGAGGTATTCATCAGGCTATTGAAGCTAAAGAGTCTTTAAAAATAACGCCAGAATCTAAGACATTGGGGATGGTGAGTTATCAAAGCTTGTTTAAGAAATTTAAAAGTCTATCTGGAATGACAGGGACAGCCAAAACAGATGAAAAAGAATTTATTGATACTTATCACCTAGAAGTAATAGAGATACCAACAAATCTTCCATTGATAAGAATAGATAAAAAAGATCAAATTTATTTAACTAATCAAGCAAAAATTGAAAAATCTCTTGAGTTAGTTAAAAAAGGAATTAATGAAAAAAGACCAATTTTAATTGAGACCGGATCGGTTAGCATGTCTCAACTATATTCTTTAATTTTATTACAAAATAGAATTCCACATAATTTGTTGAACGCGTCAACGGCTCCACAAGAAAAACAAATTATCAGTGAAGTAGGCGGAGTTAATTCAATAACTTTAGCAACATCGATGGCAGGCCGTGGGACTGACATTAAGCTGACTCCAGAAGCAAAAGAAAATGGAGGGCTTTTAGTCATTGGGACTGAACGAATGACTAGCAAGCGAATTGATAATCAATTACGTGGGCGAGCAGGTCGTCAAGGGGAACCAGGCGAAAGTCAATTTTTAGTTTCATTAGAAGATAAGATTGTCGTTGAAAACACAAGTAATCGAGTTCGTAAATATCATGATATAAATGTTGAAAAAGGTGAGATAGGTGAATTTGACCTTTATCAGCCAATAGATAAAAGAATCGTTAAACATGCAATTGACTCAGCCCAAAGAAAAGTAGGAAACCTTGAGGCACAAGGTCGAGAGCGGACTATGGCGTTTGACACTATTTTAAGTAATCAACGAGAAAAAATATATCGAACAAGAAATGAAGTTTTAACTGATGATCCTGATTTTATCGATGAATTGATAAATAGCTGTTTAAATGAGGTGATTACAAATTTTGTAGATAATTACCGTAGTATTGAGCTGCATGATGTTGCTGATTTTATTTTTAACAATGTAGAAAGTGCATATGAATTGGCAGATATTGAAGACCAATTGGCTGGGAATATGAAAAAGAAAAATATTCATTTATTTCTATTCAATGTTGCTAGCGAAGCTTTAGACAAATCATTAGATCGATTTAAGAATGGTCTTCAATTAGCATACTTTAAAAAAATAACTGTTTTAAAAGCAATTGATAATGGTTGGATAGATCAACTTGATTATTTACAACAACTTAAAAGTATTGTTGATGGTCGAAGTTCTGCTCAACATAAGCCAATCAATGAATTTGCCTTAGAGGCACGTCGTAGTTTCTTTAACATGGAAAAAGAAATGTGGTTGAACATGTTCCGTAACCTATTATTAACAGAGATTGAAAAAAATATAGACGGTTCTATTGAATTGAGTTTTCCATAA
- the asp2 gene encoding accessory Sec system protein Asp2, with amino-acid sequence MAKAKLLIQIGGEKIKGVSNLDQQFEFHYVDVSLHKLEECFEKLSAIPLKSPNNSGNVFLFGSNEIEKLSLEILRYLPSYQIFYEDIGNTSVKNRKVLALKGAMQVNLLDQGYNFVEYLNVNYAVKPWGTSIDNSMVELSKNFSGEIQKKGSGKFIFDGDFGDDFSEIILWKNKWGPTGRTQLHAEIKVHGENIKYFYRAYYEKDGEIILWDFDGENLNLGEVYRNIGFPNFPLNIALFAKGRGKLEIGDIHLRYYLSSDNFLAIGGKRLVDPDRGNEELGYYFNVGDLKPPLNIYFSGFRPSEGYEGRWMMGSLGSPFMLVYDPRIVGGAFYRGENLEKQLVEIIKEKLDYLGFTNNQLNLSGLSMGTYASFYYGAMLEPHGILVGKPLAGIGNLALNSRLYSPYEWDLAMDTIIHTQGELNKDSALEMDKDFWNLFLSADFSKTTFAIAYMLQDTDRPFNKIFKHLKENYPTAKVLHKGLEGRHNDDTNGINTWFFKQYQDLLAADFKRNFHKNELETEIKEVSDE; translated from the coding sequence ATGGCTAAAGCGAAACTATTAATACAAATTGGTGGAGAAAAGATTAAAGGAGTTTCCAATTTAGATCAACAATTTGAATTTCATTATGTTGACGTTTCCTTGCACAAATTAGAAGAATGCTTTGAAAAATTATCAGCAATACCGTTGAAAAGTCCAAATAATTCTGGAAATGTATTTTTATTTGGATCAAATGAGATCGAAAAATTATCTTTGGAAATATTACGTTACCTACCAAGTTATCAGATTTTTTATGAAGACATAGGCAATACTTCAGTTAAAAATCGTAAAGTTTTAGCCTTAAAAGGTGCCATGCAGGTTAATTTATTAGATCAAGGTTACAATTTCGTTGAATATCTAAATGTTAACTACGCAGTTAAACCTTGGGGAACCAGTATTGATAACAGCATGGTTGAATTATCAAAAAACTTCTCCGGTGAGATTCAAAAAAAAGGTTCCGGAAAATTTATCTTTGATGGTGACTTTGGGGATGATTTCTCAGAAATTATTCTATGGAAAAACAAATGGGGGCCAACTGGTAGAACACAGCTTCATGCTGAAATTAAGGTGCACGGTGAAAACATAAAATACTTTTACCGCGCATATTATGAAAAAGATGGCGAGATCATTTTATGGGATTTTGATGGTGAAAATTTGAATCTGGGGGAAGTTTATCGAAATATTGGTTTTCCTAATTTCCCTCTAAATATTGCCTTATTTGCTAAAGGTCGGGGCAAATTAGAGATAGGTGATATTCACTTACGTTATTACCTATCTTCTGATAATTTTTTGGCTATAGGAGGAAAACGTTTAGTTGATCCCGATCGGGGAAATGAAGAATTAGGTTATTACTTTAATGTTGGAGATTTAAAGCCACCATTGAATATATATTTTTCTGGTTTTAGACCATCAGAAGGATACGAAGGACGTTGGATGATGGGAAGTCTTGGATCACCTTTCATGTTAGTATACGACCCAAGAATTGTTGGTGGAGCTTTTTATCGAGGTGAAAATTTAGAAAAACAGTTAGTTGAAATCATTAAAGAAAAATTAGATTATTTAGGTTTTACTAATAATCAATTAAATTTATCAGGACTATCGATGGGAACATATGCATCATTCTATTATGGGGCAATGCTAGAACCTCATGGTATTTTGGTAGGAAAACCCTTAGCAGGAATTGGTAATTTAGCATTAAATTCTAGATTGTATTCTCCTTATGAATGGGATTTAGCAATGGATACAATCATTCATACTCAAGGAGAATTAAATAAAGATAGTGCATTGGAAATGGATAAAGACTTCTGGAATTTATTTTTATCTGCAGATTTTTCTAAAACAACTTTTGCTATTGCCTATATGTTACAAGATACAGATCGTCCTTTTAATAAAATTTTCAAGCATTTAAAAGAAAATTACCCGACTGCAAAAGTGCTACATAAAGGATTAGAGGGACGACATAATGATGATACAAATGGAATAAATACTTGGTTTTTTAAACAATATCAAGATTTGTTGGCTGCTGATTTCAAGCGTAACTTTCATAAAAACGAATTGGAAACAGAAATAAAAGAGGTTAGTGATGAATAA
- a CDS encoding solute carrier family 23 protein: MHNTNIVLGIHDRPTPLRWLGLSFQHLFAMFGSTVLVPILVGLNPGIALFSSGVGTLMHILVTKGKIPSYMSSSFAFITPMVALMQSTGYPAVAQGTIAVGIVYLITALLVSQIGTNWIDKALPPVVVGPIIMVIGLSLAGTAGQNATMNHGHYDLRFFIIAFVTLFVTIACNMLLRGFASQISILIGVVTGYLLSITLGLVDFSSIIRTPWLQAPAFEIPFIAYQPHIYWDAILGMAPIAFVTMTEHMGHIVVLNELTGEQFLKDPGLHRTLAGDGVASMVAGLIGGPAITSYGENIGVMALNKIYSIYVVIGAAILAMLFGFVGKLSAVIQSIPLPVIGGISFLLFGVIASSGLRILIDNQIDLNRNRNLMITSSILVIGIGNAFLQIGDFQFSGVAVATIVGIGLNLVLPQKAASEL, from the coding sequence ATGCATAACACAAATATTGTTCTTGGAATCCATGATCGCCCAACTCCCTTGCGTTGGTTAGGCTTATCTTTTCAACATCTCTTTGCGATGTTTGGATCAACAGTCTTAGTCCCCATTTTAGTTGGTTTAAATCCTGGAATTGCATTATTCAGTTCCGGTGTTGGAACTTTAATGCATATTCTAGTAACTAAAGGTAAAATTCCCTCATATATGAGTTCGAGTTTTGCATTCATTACCCCTATGGTAGCTTTGATGCAATCTACAGGTTATCCCGCAGTTGCGCAAGGAACAATTGCCGTTGGTATTGTTTACTTAATCACTGCATTATTAGTTAGTCAAATTGGGACTAATTGGATTGATAAAGCCTTACCTCCAGTAGTTGTAGGCCCAATTATTATGGTTATTGGCTTATCCTTAGCCGGAACAGCCGGACAAAATGCGACCATGAATCACGGTCATTATGATCTTCGTTTCTTTATCATCGCTTTTGTCACCCTCTTTGTAACAATTGCATGTAATATGTTGCTGCGGGGCTTTGCAAGTCAAATTTCAATTTTAATTGGGGTTGTTACCGGTTATCTGCTATCGATTACCTTAGGTTTGGTTGATTTTTCTAGTATAATTCGAACCCCGTGGCTCCAAGCCCCCGCTTTTGAAATTCCATTTATTGCATATCAACCGCATATTTATTGGGATGCCATTTTAGGAATGGCTCCTATCGCTTTTGTAACCATGACTGAACATATGGGCCATATCGTCGTACTAAATGAATTAACGGGTGAACAATTTTTAAAAGATCCTGGTCTTCATCGTACTTTGGCCGGAGATGGGGTAGCCTCCATGGTTGCCGGATTAATTGGTGGCCCAGCGATTACTTCATATGGTGAAAACATCGGTGTAATGGCTTTAAATAAAATTTATAGTATCTACGTCGTAATTGGTGCTGCAATTTTGGCAATGCTGTTTGGCTTTGTTGGTAAGTTAAGTGCTGTGATTCAAAGTATTCCCTTACCAGTTATTGGTGGGATTAGTTTCTTATTGTTTGGAGTAATTGCTTCAAGTGGCTTACGCATCTTAATTGATAATCAAATTGATCTTAATCGAAATAGAAATTTAATGATTACGTCCTCAATTTTAGTTATTGGAATCGGGAATGCCTTCTTGCAAATTGGTGATTTTCAGTTTTCCGGAGTTGCGGTTGCTACAATCGTTGGAATTGGTTTAAATTTGGTACTGCCACAAAAAGCTGCAAGTGAACTTTAA
- the asp3 gene encoding accessory Sec system protein Asp3, protein MNNIYFTRWPDNLSDVAVTGTDIRYLEDGKVYFSNETFSPGKVLCTWRSKTNYIEQGIKPTLPLLESGQKYKLTAQLESDNGLSVQLQIIFYDINQEKIDGIILKGLSDKFTYPDDAVSYEISLLNLNNKWLKFDYLEINNVKDQRIVTAHLGKHGSFIFTTPAINGAVGKRLGITFSRGPSTITEVPELIDKSVLGGIIHVYTDGNNLKELLNEIKNKFEFKNLSVLEHQKNCFYHLTDSEIKQIKYFLSKNN, encoded by the coding sequence ATGAATAATATTTATTTTACTCGTTGGCCAGATAACTTAAGTGATGTTGCTGTAACAGGTACTGATATACGATATCTAGAAGATGGTAAAGTTTATTTTTCTAACGAAACGTTTTCTCCAGGAAAAGTATTGTGTACATGGCGTTCAAAAACAAATTATATCGAACAGGGAATTAAACCAACGCTACCTTTACTGGAATCAGGTCAAAAATATAAATTAACGGCACAGCTGGAGTCTGATAATGGACTGTCGGTACAATTACAAATTATTTTTTATGATATCAATCAAGAAAAAATTGATGGAATTATATTAAAAGGGCTAAGCGATAAATTCACTTATCCTGATGATGCAGTTTCATATGAAATAAGCTTACTAAATTTAAATAATAAATGGCTTAAATTTGATTATCTAGAAATTAACAATGTTAAGGATCAACGTATTGTCACAGCCCACTTAGGGAAACATGGTAGTTTTATTTTTACGACACCTGCCATAAATGGAGCGGTTGGGAAAAGGTTAGGGATAACTTTTTCACGTGGGCCATCAACAATAACAGAAGTCCCAGAATTGATTGATAAATCAGTTCTGGGAGGCATCATTCATGTATATACTGACGGCAATAATTTAAAAGAGTTGTTAAATGAAATTAAAAACAAATTTGAATTTAAAAATTTATCAGTGTTAGAACATCAAAAAAATTGTTTTTATCATTTAACAGATTCTGAAATAAAACAGATTAAATATTTTTTGAGTAAAAATAACTAG